From a region of the Gammaproteobacteria bacterium genome:
- a CDS encoding site-specific integrase — translation MAVKKRGNTWWTSFTAPDGKRIRCSTGTTNRKAAQEFEDKLKAEHWRVTKLGDRPRHTWKEAAVKWLSETTHKATHDQDRAILRWLDPYLGGKRLDEITRELVVEIGEAKAHEASPATANRHLALVRAILRKARDEWEWLDRIPKVRLFPVHNARIRWITPEQAERLLSYLPTHQAAMARFALATGLRQRNVSGLEWSQVDLKQALAWIHPDQAKARRAIGVPLNSEASAVLRACLGQHERYVFSYRGKPIRQVNTKAWRAAVRKAELGSFRWHDLRHTWASWHAQAGTPLNVLQELGGWASAEMVQRYAHLGVNHLRAHAERVVPKPIGHEFGTNLAHPRLRLVK, via the coding sequence ATGGCAGTCAAGAAACGCGGCAATACCTGGTGGACGTCGTTCACCGCGCCGGACGGAAAGCGAATACGCTGCTCTACTGGGACTACGAACCGGAAGGCCGCGCAGGAGTTCGAGGACAAGCTCAAGGCGGAGCACTGGCGGGTCACGAAGCTCGGCGACCGGCCACGGCACACGTGGAAGGAAGCCGCTGTCAAGTGGCTGAGTGAGACGACCCACAAGGCGACGCACGATCAGGATCGGGCGATCCTGCGTTGGCTGGATCCCTATCTCGGCGGCAAGCGCCTGGACGAAATCACCCGGGAGCTCGTGGTCGAGATTGGCGAAGCGAAAGCGCACGAGGCGAGCCCGGCGACCGCAAATCGCCATCTGGCATTGGTGCGGGCGATATTGCGCAAGGCTCGCGACGAATGGGAGTGGCTCGACCGCATTCCGAAGGTCCGGCTTTTTCCGGTGCACAACGCCCGGATACGCTGGATCACTCCGGAGCAGGCGGAACGGTTGCTCTCGTATCTGCCTACGCATCAGGCCGCCATGGCGCGCTTTGCACTCGCAACGGGATTAAGACAGCGTAATGTTTCGGGTCTTGAGTGGTCACAGGTGGACTTGAAGCAAGCCCTGGCGTGGATTCACCCGGATCAGGCCAAGGCGCGACGAGCCATCGGTGTGCCGCTCAACTCGGAAGCGTCAGCGGTGTTGAGAGCTTGCCTGGGTCAGCATGAGCGTTACGTGTTCAGCTACCGGGGGAAACCCATCCGGCAGGTGAACACGAAGGCCTGGCGAGCCGCCGTCAGAAAAGCGGAACTCGGGAGTTTCCGCTGGCATGACTTGCGGCACACCTGGGCCTCGTGGCACGCGCAGGCGGGGACGCCGTTGAACGTGCTGCAGGAGTTGGGCGGATGGGCGAGCGCCGAGATGGTTCAGCGCTACGCGCATTTAGGCGTCAATCACCTGCGTGCGCATGCGGAGCGAGTGGTGCCGAAGCCAATTGGACATGAATTTGGCACAAATTTGGCACACCCGAGACTCAGGCTCGTGAAGTGA